From Actinomyces slackii, a single genomic window includes:
- a CDS encoding DNA gyrase/topoisomerase IV subunit B, whose amino-acid sequence MPASENKTSRGDYSARHLSVLEGLEAVRKRPGMYIGSTDQRGLMHCVWEILDNAVDEALEGHGDDIRLTVHADGSIEVRDNGRGVPVDIEPSSGLTGVELVYTKLHAGGKFGGGSYGAAGGLHGVGASVVNALAARMDVEVDRGGKTYAMSFHRGEPGIFDDSAGRGPDSPFTEFTDASELRVIGKAKRGVTGTRVRYWADPQIFPKPTEYDAGALRARLRQTSFLVPGLTLRLEDQRPEAEAEAASRTPAADAGATDDAVHEVSLRASAKNAVEGAGDLFDTGGDDGVEVFQARGGTADFVDFLATDGSVTDTFRLTGQGSYSETVQQLDGSGHLRPVEVERTCTVDVALRWGIGYDTTERSFVNIIATPMGGTHLTGFEQALTKVLRKQIDANSRALKVTSRDGRIEKDDILAGLTAVITVRVPEPQFEGQTKEVLGTAPVRQIVAKVVESELTALLTSTKRDLKTQSRALQEKIVGEMRARISARMHKEITRRKTALESSTLPAKLADCRSDDVSASELFIVEGDSALGTAKNARNSEFQALLPIRGKILNVQKASQADMLRNAECSAIIQVVGAGSGRTFDLEAARYGKVILMTDADVDGAHIRTLLLTLFFRYMRPMIEAGRVFAAVPPLHRIEVSGQGRRKKEILYTYSDDELVTTLRRLEKQGRSFKEPQRYKGLGEMDAHQLAETTMEPEHRTLRRITLGDEAEIMEAESVFELLMGSSVEPRRDFIVEGASHVDRERIDA is encoded by the coding sequence GTGCCCGCATCCGAGAACAAGACCAGCCGTGGGGACTACTCCGCCCGACACCTCTCCGTCCTGGAAGGACTGGAGGCGGTGCGCAAGCGCCCCGGGATGTACATCGGCTCGACCGACCAGCGCGGACTCATGCACTGCGTGTGGGAGATCCTGGACAACGCGGTCGACGAGGCCCTGGAGGGCCACGGCGACGACATCCGCCTGACCGTCCACGCCGACGGCTCCATCGAGGTGCGCGACAACGGGCGCGGTGTGCCGGTGGATATCGAGCCCTCCTCCGGCCTGACCGGTGTGGAGCTGGTCTACACCAAGCTGCACGCCGGCGGGAAGTTCGGCGGCGGCTCCTACGGCGCCGCGGGCGGACTCCACGGCGTGGGAGCCTCGGTGGTCAACGCCCTGGCCGCGCGCATGGACGTCGAGGTGGACCGGGGCGGCAAGACCTACGCCATGAGCTTCCACCGCGGGGAGCCCGGCATCTTCGACGACTCGGCCGGCCGCGGCCCCGACTCCCCCTTCACCGAGTTCACCGACGCCTCCGAGCTGCGCGTCATCGGCAAGGCCAAGCGCGGCGTGACCGGCACCCGCGTGCGCTACTGGGCCGACCCCCAGATCTTCCCCAAGCCCACCGAGTACGACGCCGGTGCGCTGCGCGCCCGCCTGCGCCAGACCAGCTTCCTCGTGCCGGGGCTGACCCTGCGCCTGGAGGACCAGCGCCCTGAGGCCGAGGCCGAGGCCGCCTCCCGCACCCCGGCCGCCGACGCCGGGGCCACTGACGACGCCGTCCACGAGGTCTCCCTGCGGGCCTCGGCCAAGAACGCCGTCGAGGGGGCCGGGGACCTGTTCGACACCGGTGGCGACGACGGCGTCGAGGTCTTCCAGGCCCGGGGCGGAACCGCTGACTTCGTGGACTTCCTGGCCACCGACGGCTCGGTGACCGACACCTTCCGACTGACCGGCCAGGGCTCCTACTCCGAGACCGTCCAGCAGCTCGACGGCTCGGGCCACCTGCGCCCCGTCGAGGTCGAGCGCACCTGCACGGTGGACGTCGCCCTGCGCTGGGGGATCGGCTACGACACCACCGAGCGCTCCTTCGTCAACATCATCGCCACCCCCATGGGCGGGACTCACCTGACCGGATTCGAGCAGGCCCTGACCAAGGTGCTGCGCAAGCAGATCGACGCCAACTCCCGGGCCCTCAAGGTCACCTCCCGCGACGGTCGCATCGAGAAGGACGACATCCTGGCCGGGCTGACCGCCGTCATCACCGTGCGCGTGCCCGAGCCGCAGTTCGAGGGCCAGACCAAGGAGGTTCTGGGCACCGCCCCTGTGCGCCAGATCGTGGCCAAGGTGGTTGAGTCCGAGCTCACCGCCCTGCTGACCTCCACCAAGCGCGACCTGAAGACCCAGTCGCGCGCGCTGCAGGAGAAGATCGTCGGGGAGATGCGCGCCCGCATCTCGGCGCGCATGCACAAGGAGATCACCCGGCGCAAGACCGCCCTGGAGTCCTCCACCCTGCCCGCCAAGCTCGCCGACTGCCGCAGCGACGACGTCAGCGCCTCCGAGCTGTTCATCGTCGAGGGGGACTCGGCCCTGGGCACGGCCAAGAACGCGCGCAACTCCGAGTTCCAGGCCCTGCTGCCCATCCGCGGCAAGATCCTCAACGTCCAGAAGGCCTCCCAGGCCGACATGCTGCGCAACGCCGAGTGCTCGGCCATCATCCAGGTGGTGGGCGCGGGATCGGGGCGCACCTTCGACCTGGAGGCCGCCCGCTACGGCAAGGTCATCCTCATGACCGACGCCGACGTCGACGGCGCCCATATCCGGACCCTGCTGCTCACCCTCTTCTTCCGCTACATGCGCCCCATGATCGAGGCCGGGCGCGTCTTCGCCGCCGTCCCGCCCCTGCACCGCATCGAGGTCTCGGGCCAGGGCCGGCGCAAGAAGGAGATCCTCTACACCTACTCCGACGACGAGCTGGTCACCACGCTGCGCCGCCTGGAGAAGCAGGGGCGCAGCTTCAAGGAGCCCCAGCGCTACAAGGGCCTGGGGGAGATGGATGCCCACCAGCTGGCCGAGACCACGATGGAGCCCGAGCACCGGACCCTGCGGCGCATCACCCTGGGCGATGAGGCCGAGATCATGGAGGCCGAGTCCGTCTTCGAGCTGCTCATGGGCTCCTCGGTCGAGCCGCGTCGCGACTTCATCGTTGAGGGCGCCTCCCACGTGGACCGCGAGCGCATCGACGCCTGA
- a CDS encoding GNAT family N-acetyltransferase produces the protein MAPVYGYPRGGGRSPWAMLRPGPRSSLPRQLSWMPLGPEDNAELAALIARAEAVDNPPYRTTAQETADYFVDPIYSGVAGRDQEGVMRAFGLVRLRPAGEIYASMTGVVDPVSRRQGIGGALLHWQAERARHLVGAERAGHPREHSGEHGSAHVVTTVLEDDERMQEHLDRLGFAPKRWYREVRRSLALEIPSVELDRFLAIEPWSPAIDDAVRRAHNQAMGDAWGAHAVSPEEWVAGATFVVPQWSFVAMDRSGDRGRVAGYLRSSRYEQDWEALGWREGYTDMLGVLSDYRHRQVGSALLTAAMRAYAVDGMDYAAAGMDTDNPSGATELYESLGYEPTRGTILYVLDV, from the coding sequence ATGGCACCCGTCTACGGATACCCCCGCGGTGGCGGCCGCTCGCCCTGGGCCATGCTGCGCCCGGGGCCCCGCTCCTCCCTGCCGCGCCAGCTGTCCTGGATGCCTCTGGGACCGGAGGACAATGCCGAGCTGGCGGCCCTCATCGCCCGCGCCGAGGCCGTGGACAACCCTCCCTACCGCACCACCGCGCAGGAGACCGCCGACTACTTCGTCGATCCGATCTACTCGGGCGTGGCCGGCCGTGACCAGGAGGGGGTGATGCGGGCCTTCGGCCTGGTGCGCCTGCGCCCGGCAGGGGAGATCTACGCCTCCATGACCGGGGTGGTCGATCCGGTCAGTCGCAGGCAGGGCATCGGCGGGGCCCTGCTGCACTGGCAGGCCGAGAGGGCGCGCCACCTGGTGGGCGCTGAACGGGCCGGTCACCCCCGGGAGCACTCGGGGGAGCACGGCTCGGCCCACGTGGTGACCACGGTGCTGGAGGACGACGAGCGCATGCAGGAGCACCTCGACCGCCTGGGATTCGCCCCCAAGCGCTGGTACCGGGAGGTGCGCCGCTCCCTGGCCCTGGAGATCCCCTCGGTCGAGCTCGACCGCTTCCTGGCCATCGAGCCGTGGAGCCCGGCGATCGACGACGCGGTGCGCCGGGCCCACAACCAGGCGATGGGCGACGCCTGGGGGGCCCATGCCGTCAGCCCCGAGGAGTGGGTCGCCGGGGCGACCTTCGTGGTGCCCCAGTGGAGCTTCGTGGCCATGGACCGCTCCGGGGATCGCGGCCGGGTGGCCGGCTACCTGCGATCGAGCCGCTACGAGCAGGACTGGGAGGCGCTGGGGTGGCGCGAGGGCTACACGGACATGCTCGGCGTGCTCAGCGACTACCGCCACCGCCAGGTGGGATCAGCCCTGCTGACCGCGGCCATGCGGGCCTATGCGGTCGATGGCATGGACTATGCGGCCGCCGGCATGGACACCGACAACCCCTCCGGCGCCACCGAGCTCTACGAGTCCCTGGGGTATGAGCCCACCCGGGGCACCATCCTCTACGTCCTGGACGTGTGA